In Salvelinus sp. IW2-2015 linkage group LG8, ASM291031v2, whole genome shotgun sequence, the sequence ttctgacccactggaattgtgatacagtgaattataagtgaaacaatatgtctgtaaacaattgttggaaaaattgcttgtgtcatttttgtggcacaaagtagatgtcctaaccgacttgccaaaactatagtttgttcacaagaaatttgtggagtggttgaaaaaaaagttttaatgaRtccaacctatgtgtatgtaaacttccgacttcaactgtacatgcatacatataAAGAGCCATATATACACATGTAGGTTAAAGCAACTACCACGGCTCAGGGACCGATACAGTGGTCTGGTCAGGTGTATTGTATACTCATTTTGCCAGACTCCTTCACTTTGACACTTGAAGAAGGATCTTGAGGGAGCTATGGTCAGGTGTACTAAGGCTACtgttgttgtcatggtgatgAAGGCCAGGTTTACTGAGGCTACTGTTGTTGTCATGGTTTCAGATTGTGATCCTGAAGGAGCTGAAGCACTCGGACGGGAACTTTAACAAGAGTCAGAGGATAGAGCTCAACTCGGTGAGTCACCGATTATACAGCAAGTTTGATAATGTCCGGTAGACTACTCAAGGGTATCAAGTATGCATTTTTACATGTGTCCATGTGGTATCTTTGTTTAGTTTttcatatttgatttgattataagtCCTATTGCTTATTATATCCAACCTCCCTGATTTACAGCTTCTGCACATTGACTACTACAACTTGACTAAGTTCTACGGCACAGTCAAGTATGATCATGGTGTGTTTGGGGTGTTCGAGTACGGCGAGAGGGGATCTCTAAGGGTGAgaaacacacatgcaagcacgcacgcacgcacgcacacccacacacactttcccatTTTAACTTTTAACTTCTTCCTTCCTCAGTGTGTGCTGAATGACAATATTTCATACCCGGAGGAGACCTTCATGGACTGGGAGTTTAAGATCTCTGTAATGTACGACATCGCCAAGGTGAGCTGGCAACAACTCTAGTCTACACTCTGCTGTTGGTTTGTATGAGCTCAGAAAATGCCAACTCAGAGCAATTTACCGTAAGATGCTAAAACCTTAGCCAAGCTAAAACCCTATCCAAGAGTTTTAATCTTGTCAATATTGATATACATTTCCGAAGTGCTTTGATCCATTTGACAACATTGAGTCATTGaaatacagtaggcctttattCAAAGACAAAACCTCCTCCCCTTTCTTCATCTCCGCAGGGTATGTCCTACCTCCATTCCAGTGACATCCAGGTCCATGGCCGTCTCAAGTCCACTAACTGTGTGGTGGACAACCGCATGGTGGTCAAGATCACTGGCTTTGGCTGCAACACCATTCTAAACCCAGGCAGAGGTAGGAACTATTACTTCGGTAGGGCTAGCTTGCTAGCATAGTTAGCATTCATGCAATACACTTCCCCTGAGGTCTGTCTGTCCTAGGATGTCTCTTTCTGTCTTATCCCTGTTCTGccctttgttttttttacctATCCTCCCCTATCCCctcactctcttttcctctccatccttcccctcctttctctcccccatcAGACCTGTGGACAGCTCCAGAGCACCTGCGTAGACAGGGGATCTCCCAGAAGGGAGATGTCTACAGCTTTGCCATCATCGCCCAGGAGATAGTTCTCAGGAGGAAAACCTTTTACACCGAGGCCTACTCCGACCGCACAGGTTAAACACATTCCTATATAACACCTTATATAGAAATTCAGAACAGAATCATTGCATCAGCTTTGCTATACTGTAGTTACCCTTATTTAAAATGTAATCTTTGGCACTTTGAGTGGTTCTACATTTAATTCTGGGGAAGTATCGYCCCCTCCTGGTCAACTGTAGCATTGTTCAGTTGAGCACAACATAGTGTAGCAGATTAACAAGACGCTCACACACGATGTTCTGTcttcatcagagaaaatggccAGAGTGCAGTACCCTATCAAAATAACCTATTTCAGACCTGATCTGAATTTTGAGACTGCAGGAGAAAAAGAACTGGAGGTAAGATTggcatttgtttgtgtgtttgtctgtctgtttgtgtgcaacAGAGAGAGYCAGAGATGGGGAGGGCTTACAgtacagagaaagacagatatagagatagagagtCTGTAATCCACATTGGCTTGTACATWTTTTTTTTTCTGAATGCCCACAGGTGTACATGCTGATAAAGATCTGCTGGGATGAGGACCCAGAGCGAAGGCCTGACTTTAAGAAGATAGAGAACTCACTGGGGAAGATCTTCAGGTACCAGCTACCTACTTTTATCTCTCTTTTATTGGATAGAGCTAAACACTTGCCAGGACTTGGCCATTTTATCAGAAAGGTGAAGAATACATTTACAAAGATGGTAAAATGTCTCTGTAacatgacaactggtcaaaataaataGAGATATAAGTAAGACGAGCATGGTTATGGTTTGCAGTGCTTCTAAATAACTAACATGTAATTGCTGTAGAGCTGCACCCTTCTCTTTCATTTAAGATACATTTGAGAAATCCCTCACATTGAAAAGTggcgcgtgtgggtgtgtgtgtatatgtgtgtgtgactgttcctGTTCTTTTCTCCATAGTAACCTGCACAACCAGGCTAATGAGAGCTACATGGACAACCTGATCCGTCGTCTACAGATGTACTCCCGGAACCTGGAGCACCTGGTGGAGGAAAGGACAGCTCTGTACAAGGCTGAGAGAGACAGGGCCGACTGCCTCAACTTCATGCTGCTGCCTCGGTCAGtcgacaaacaacaacaacaaaaagaaacagATACCCGAACACAGTTCCATGTTCTTGTTTTATAAAGTGCAGTGTTTCAACCAGAAGGTCTTTGTCAGACTGCACAACCAGAAAACCACTTTAAGACCAGCAAATGacttctctctcttcagtcctGTGGTGCGTTCTCTGAAAGAGACAGGCATCGTGGAGCCGGAGCTGTTTGAGGAGGTGACGGTCTACTTCAGCGACATCGTGGGCTTCACCACCCTGTGCCAGTACAGCACCCCCATGGAAGTGGTGGACATGCTCAACGACATCTACAAGGGCTTCGACAGCATCCTCGACCACCACGACGTAtacaaggttagggttaaggttagggttgaggttagggttgtggttgaggctaggctTACTGTAAACCAAAACGTTTAGTTCAATAGCAGATGTATAGCTTCTATGTCTTCCTTCTTGTCCTGTGTCAGGTGGAGACGATAGGTGATGCGTACATGGTGGCGTCGGGGTTGCCTCGGCGGAACGGGAACAGGCACGCGGTGGACATCTCCCGCATGGCCCTGGACATTCTGGCATTTATGGGGACCTTCCAGCTCAGACATCTGCCGGGACTACCTGTGTGGATCCGCATTGGGATGCACTCAGGTATCCGTAGCTCCCCAAGACCTATCCTGAATTCATAACAcgtccttctctctcctcgtACATATCATCAATACAAAACCTCCTTAGTCTCTGCTCTTTCCTGTaacttccctcactctctcctccctctgtctgtcatcaATACCCCCCTTAAGTCTCACTACTTGTTCCCTAGGCCCRTGTGCAGCAGGAGTGGTGGGTATAAAGATGCCCAGATACTGCCTGTTTGGAGACACAGTCAACACTGCCTCTAGCATGGAGTCAACGGGACATCGTAAGCAGGCTACAGGAACACTGGAAATATCCACACCAAATCTACACAAACATAAAATGTTCATATCAGCTGTCATGGCAGGTGAGTAAAAtacaactctgtctctctctatccagcCCTGAGAATCCACGTCAGTCAGCCCACCATCAGCATCCTACAGAGGACAGACTGCAAGTTTGAGTacgagaagagaggggagacttTTCTCAAGGTATGGACATGGCACATGCCGCTTTGCGCTTTGCTGTTTGTCATGACAGAATCATACAGATTTTTTTGCCATTTGTACTATTTAGTAATCTTATTTACTGTGTTGAATATCAtataagattgtgtgtgtgtgtgtgtatatatatatcccagGGTAAAGGCACAGAGTTGACCTACTGGTTGACAGGTGAAACAGGAGAGGACTACAACCTGCCAACGCCACCGACAGCGTGAGTTAACCTGCTGCTCATTTATATGTTCCCCTATAACTTAGTAAAGAGTATGTGCATCACTAGAGCTACACGTCATCTTTAGATCTATCTATATTATTAACTTCTACATTCAtgtctttcttccattttgtAGGGTAAACAGATATCATTAGAGCTacatatctacagtgcattcggaaagaattcagacccctttcctttttccacattttgttacgttacagccttattcaaaaattgattaaattatttgtttcccttatcaatctacacacaatacccgataatgacaaagtaaaaacagcaaatgtattaaaaatttaaaacagaaataccatatttacataagtattcagaccctttgctatgagactcgaaattgagctcaggtgcatcatgtttccctTGATCATTCttgcgatgtttctacaacttgatttgagtccacctgtggtaaattcagttgattggatatgattgagaaaggcacacacctgtctatttaaaggtcccacagttgacagtgcatgtcagagcaaaaactgagccatgaggtcaaaggaattgcccgtagagctccaagacaggattgtgtcaaggcacagatctggggaagagtaccaaaacatttctgcagcattgaagttcctcaagaacacagtggcctccatcattcttaaatggaagaatagctggccacccggccaaactgaacaatcggggggaaagggccttggtcagggaaatgaccaagaaccagatggtcactctgacagagctcctctgtggagatgggagaacattccaggacagccatctctgcagcactccaccaatcaggcctttatggtagagtggccagacggaagccactcctcagtaaaatgcacatgacagcccgcttggagtttgccaaaaggcaccaaaaggactctcagaccatgagaaacaagattctctggtctgatgaaactaagactgaattctttggcctgaatgtcaagtgtcacgtctggaggaaacctggcaccatccctacggtgaagaatggtggtggtggcagcatcatgttgtgttttttttcagaggcagggactgtaagactagtcaggatcaagggaaagataaacagagcaaagtacagagagatcttccaacaggacatcgaccctaagcacacagccaagacaacgcaggagtggcttcaggaaaagtctctgaatgtccttgagtggtccagccagagcccagacttgaacccgatctaacatctctggagagacctgaaaatagctgtgcagcgacactccccatccaacctgacagagcttgagagaatttgcagagaagaatgggagaaactctccaaatacaggtgtgccaagcttgtagcgtcatacagaataagactcgaggctgtaatcgctgccaaaggggcttcaacaaagtactgggtaaagggtctgaatacttatgtaaatgtaatattttgttttttgtttttaataaatgtgcaaaaaaacagtttttgctttgtcattatggggtattgtgtgtKGATTGACGAGGGGGGYaaacgatttaatccattttagaataaggctgacaagtacattttttgggaaaaagtcaaggggtctgaatactttccgaatgcactgtatgtagatcTATATAATTAACTCCTATGTCCTTGTCCTTCCCTGCAGGGAGAACTGCCAGCGTCTGCAGCAGGACCTGGCCCAGATGATCCAGGAGTGTCTTGAGAACCGCTCGctggggtcagaggtcatggaGAAGAGGAATACCCTGTCCATGAGGcagaggagggtggggagggacggaggggagcaggggggagaggaggaggaggttaacGATGACCAGCCAGAGTACCTCCATCTGGCTACGGTCAACAACTTCAGTACTTTCTTGTAGTTCTTTTGATAAGGAGAAATAGGGTtattatgttgtttttttgtctatTGATGTGAAAGTCTAAAGTCACATGCAGATCTTGAGTTAGAATTCTGGCCTCTTGGAGGAACCACAAAGCTGTAGACCAACTAAGCACTGTACTGATATACTGGAAACCTTCCCTTCCACAACCTCAGCACTAGAAATGCCAAAAACGCTGAGAAAAGAAATACTGACCTTAGGTAGAACAGCAAATAGCAAAAAGTACTTATTGTACCTTTTAAGTGTTAAATAATTGTGTTGTCTACAATCAAATATTAATATGATTAATCCTCATACATTTCTTCCTTTTAACTGATTGCAATATATGGGGACCATTGTTGTGATAATTCATCTTGAAAATTTTAATGATTTatggtttaaaaacaaatgacattgaaactgtatttatttatgtgaTTATATTTTACAGTTGTTGGAATCATTCCTGTACAGCATGTTACAAATAATAATAGTACTTGACGGGACTGAAAACATTGACCCATGTTTCATTGAGCCTGTTACAGTATATTGAGGCATTACAATTCCCATGTCACTGATGTCTGAGAAGTTATGGGGGTGTATCTGAGTACATTGAAGCTTTCGTTAAAGGGGGTAGGAAGGAAGTTCTCACTGATTTtctacagtgaattataaatgattATGCACAATTGTCTAACACATATTTACATtgtttagattattttttttaacaagaatATAGCATGACTGCTATTACTGTTATACCCATAAAAAACATCTGTATAAAGATAATGTATTGTAAAGCAAATCAACCCTGGCTATTGTAACAGCATTAGatgcccaataaaaaaaaatcagttcTGATCTATTGTCCGGGAACAAGTTAATGAGATTAACTACAGTGAaacccatatacagtaccagacaaaagttggTACAAACCTAActtactcgttcaagggtttttctttatttgtactatggtctacattgtagaataatagtgaagacattaaaactatgaaataacacatatggaatcatgtagtaaccaaaaacgtgttaaacaaatcaaaatatattttatatttgagattcttcaaagtagccaccctttgccttgatgacagctttgtacactcttggcattctctcaaccaacttcatgaattagtcacctggaatgcatttcaattgacaggttTACCTTGTTAAAActatccttcttaatgcatttgagccaatcagttgtgttgtgacaaggtaggggtggtatacagaagatagacctatttggtaaaataccaagtccatattatggcaagaacagctcaaattagcaaagagaaacgacagtccatcattactttaagacatgaaggtcagtcaatgcagaacacttcccaaaaaccttcaagcgttatgatgaaactggctctcatgaggaccgccataggaaaggaagacccagagttacctctgctgcagacaataagttcattagagttaccagcatctgaaattgcagcccaaataaatgcttcacagaattcaagtaacagacacatctcaacatcaactgttcagaggagactgtgtgaatcaggcctttatggtggaattgctggaaaccactactaaaggacaccaataagaagaagggacttgcttgggccaagaaacatgaacaatggacattagatcggtggaaatctgtcttttggtctgatgagtccaaatttgagatctttggttccaattgccgtgtctttgtgagacgcagagtcggtgaacggatgatctccgcacgtgtggttcccactgtgaagcatggaggccgaggtgtgatggtgcgggggtgctttgctggtgacacagtcagtgatttatttaaaattcaaggcacacttaaccagcatggctaccacagcattctgcagaagatacaccatcccatctggtttgagcttaatgggactatcatttgtttttcaacaggacaatgacccaacacacctccaggctgtgtaaggactatttgacgaagaaggagagggatgagtgctgcatcagatgacctggcctccacaatcacccaaacctcaaccaaattgagatggtttgggatgatttggaccgcaaagtgaaggaaaagcagccaacaagtgctcagcatatgtgggaactccttcaagactgttggaaaagcattccaggtgaagctgattgagagaatgccaagagtgtgcaaagctgtcatcaaggctactttgaagaatctgaaatataaaatatattttgatttgtttaacacttttttggttactacatgattccatatWtatgttatttcatagtttcgatgtcttcactattattccacaatgttgaaaatagtaaaaataaagaaaaacccttgaatgagtaggtgtccaaacttttgactggtactgtatacatacacatatatatatatataaatagataTAATCTGTCATGCTCATGGATGAGtagaacattattattatttttttttaaaacatgctGAGGAATACCAGGTTTTCAGCTCAAGTTCTGATGTCTTGGAAAAGCACAAACAGTTTGAGCTAAGGCTACAAACTAGAGTAGTCTCATRAAGGGGGACATCTTCTGATGCAAAACCACCAAAACATGAGGTCAATGCCAGGCACATGGCTAGACatggaatacatttttttaaacaa encodes:
- the gucy2cb gene encoding guanylyl cyclase C, with protein sequence MAYRGWWVCVCWMVFIAGRCEAIYPHCLDGIMMNVVLLDDDISPWSMTFVRSAVESAIQLEAELPCKSCPNGVKRNLTANFLGLETSLYSKKGCQSSTCEVVETLKNLTKTGQEGWVLLGPTCTHATFQMVDQEVGLKLLMPIISAGSFALSCDYKEYLTRILPPARKISTFFTKFWDFNNDIKPKWSTAFLYKKQENTEDCFWYINALGTGSAHFSLHVKNTQVITKAEDLRMELNSKKRTSNLFIVCGTPEDIVDLKNGTMEVDPSVVFILVDLYNDKYYTNKSSIPAMKNVLVLTMPNTRNYTVDTDLGNNVTMNDYMAAYHDAVLLFGQVMRKIWSKPESELNHTEVVNINHFRNISFDGIAGHYKLDDHGDRDVNFSVIYTTTDNKYETLFIFNTVYNYTNIVNSKPSFIWGRHLPNDTPDQGSRLKNIVVIVLGVTVVVVATIAFIFYRQNRRERQVGKRWSHIHSDLITPLEYNERSLVSLKIDEDHRTKKSYMIRQGRYDKKIVILKELKHSDGNFNKSQRIELNSLLHIDYYNLTKFYGTVKYDHGVFGVFEYGERGSLRCVLNDNISYPEETFMDWEFKISVMYDIAKGMSYLHSSDIQVHGRLKSTNCVVDNRMVVKITGFGCNTILNPGRDLWTAPEHLRRQGISQKGDVYSFAIIAQEIVLRRKTFYTEAYSDRTEKMARVQYPIKITYFRPDLNFETAGEKELEVYMLIKICWDEDPERRPDFKKIENSLGKIFSNLHNQANESYMDNLIRRLQMYSRNLEHLVEERTALYKAERDRADCLNFMLLPRPVVRSLKETGIVEPELFEEVTVYFSDIVGFTTLCQYSTPMEVVDMLNDIYKGFDSILDHHDVYKVETIGDAYMVASGLPRRNGNRHAVDISRMALDILAFMGTFQLRHLPGLPVWIRIGMHSGPCAAGVVGIKMPRYCLFGDTVNTASSMESTGHPLRIHVSQPTISILQRTDCKFEYEKRGETFLKGKGTELTYWLTGETGEDYNLPTPPTAENCQRLQQDLAQMIQECLENRSLGSEVMEKRNTLSMRQRRVGRDGGEQGGEEEEVNDDQPEYLHLATVNNFSTFL